A part of Magnetospirillum sp. genomic DNA contains:
- a CDS encoding SDR family oxidoreductase has protein sequence MKCDLSGRTALVTGAAQGIGRAIAHAFAANGARVVFSDRDADGARQAALEAPAHAADHLVYALDVADRAMIASVAAEALDASGGIDILVNNAGIGVKAADRKTVENFPIAAWDEMLAIDLTGVFLMSQAIVPSMRAAKFGRIVNIASVLGLVPMRLQSSYVAAKAGVVNLTRSMALELAGDGILVNAIAPGSTATTGWRDWIHNANSAERDLHARLLSHIPLGRPAEPEEIARGALFLGAPDNTYVTGHVLAIDGGWTAGFARDF, from the coding sequence ATGAAATGCGATCTAAGCGGACGCACGGCCCTTGTGACCGGCGCGGCGCAAGGTATCGGTCGGGCCATTGCGCATGCGTTTGCGGCCAATGGGGCGCGGGTCGTGTTCAGCGACCGCGACGCCGACGGTGCGCGCCAAGCGGCGCTCGAAGCGCCCGCCCATGCGGCAGATCATCTCGTCTATGCACTCGATGTGGCCGATCGCGCGATGATTGCAAGCGTCGCGGCCGAAGCACTCGATGCGTCGGGCGGCATCGACATTCTCGTAAACAACGCAGGCATCGGCGTGAAGGCTGCCGACCGTAAGACTGTCGAGAATTTCCCGATTGCAGCCTGGGACGAGATGTTGGCGATCGACCTTACCGGCGTCTTCCTGATGTCGCAGGCGATTGTGCCTTCGATGCGCGCCGCGAAATTCGGGCGCATCGTCAACATCGCATCGGTCCTGGGCCTTGTGCCGATGCGCCTGCAGAGTTCCTACGTGGCGGCCAAAGCCGGCGTGGTCAATCTCACGCGCTCGATGGCGCTCGAGCTTGCAGGCGACGGTATTCTCGTCAATGCGATAGCACCCGGGTCGACCGCGACGACGGGCTGGCGCGACTGGATCCACAATGCCAACAGTGCGGAGCGCGATCTGCATGCGCGCCTGCTTTCGCACATTCCACTCGGTCGCCCGGCCGAGCCCGAGGAAATTGCACGCGGCGCACTTTTTCTTGGTGCGCCGGACAATACCTACGTGACCGGCCATGTTCTGGCGATCGACGGCGGCTGGACCGCCGGCTTTGCAAGGGATTTTTGA
- a CDS encoding thiamine pyrophosphate-dependent enzyme, translated as MPQALPASPRPELAAKASNRLPLPEGLDANAMIELYRQMVLLRKFELAAQIACRAGETPGFLHLYIGEEATAVGICAHLEPTDWITSTHRGHGHALAKGMDPKILMAELYGKRDGCCGGRGGTMHLYDPSVGLFGTNGLVGGGLPSAVGAAFSARHRRTRGVAVAFFGDGATNHAAFHEAINLAGAFDAPVVFVCENNLYATATALSNVTKNPEIATRAAAYGIPGIAVDGNDVVAVWQAANRAIERARGGGGPTLIEAKTYRTVGHHEGDHLTGTYRTQREVDEWTERCPVKTFRRRIVEDYAIVTGRTLDQIDEKIDREVEVAIEFARRSAEPDPATVFLHTFADPINPAVASVSRAPGETVETGWLDAVRDGIAEEMRCNRNIVYFGEGTGERGGTFAHTKNLWQEFGAGRMVDTPISELGFTGAALGASATGVRTIADLMFADFLFEAAGQIALQAAKLRYMSNGMVHAPMVVRVGSGAVRSAGPHHSGTYHPSWAHIPGLIVCLPSTPADAKGLMKTALNAGDPVLMLETKALFASKGPVPKGEHYVPFGLARIAREGSDITLASAGQLVHRALEAAEILAAEGISVEIVDLRTIQPLDVDTVAASVRKTHRLLVVDEAYAMFGVGAELAQSINELAFDSLDGPVARLHTEPVPHPFAPALERAMLVGTEAIVAAIRRTIAGHADPIRRHGRIAVGIAAPVERPIATTKPPAVAAAPEAKIDGTPVKMPFGDLTVSEGRLVRWLVQPGEPVAANAVIAEVETDKAVVEIEAPAAGTMGPHLARAGDVVKMGQTISAIG; from the coding sequence ATGCCGCAAGCCCTGCCAGCGTCTCCGCGTCCCGAACTTGCCGCTAAAGCCTCAAATCGCCTGCCGCTTCCCGAGGGGCTCGACGCCAATGCGATGATCGAGCTCTATCGGCAGATGGTGCTGCTGCGGAAATTCGAACTGGCCGCCCAGATCGCGTGCCGTGCCGGCGAAACACCGGGGTTCCTGCATCTCTATATCGGCGAGGAAGCGACCGCCGTCGGCATCTGCGCGCATCTGGAGCCGACAGACTGGATCACTTCTACGCATCGCGGCCATGGCCACGCGCTTGCCAAAGGCATGGACCCGAAAATCCTGATGGCCGAACTCTACGGCAAGCGCGACGGTTGCTGCGGCGGTCGCGGCGGTACCATGCATCTTTACGACCCGTCGGTTGGGCTGTTCGGTACCAATGGACTAGTCGGCGGCGGCCTTCCCTCGGCTGTCGGGGCCGCCTTCAGCGCACGCCATCGGCGCACGCGCGGCGTTGCTGTCGCCTTCTTCGGCGACGGGGCGACCAACCATGCGGCGTTCCACGAGGCAATCAATCTTGCCGGCGCATTCGACGCACCGGTCGTGTTCGTGTGCGAGAACAATCTCTACGCAACCGCGACGGCTCTCAGCAATGTCACCAAAAACCCCGAGATCGCGACGCGGGCGGCTGCGTACGGCATTCCGGGCATTGCGGTCGACGGCAACGATGTGGTTGCCGTGTGGCAGGCCGCCAACCGCGCGATCGAACGCGCGCGCGGGGGCGGGGGGCCGACGCTGATCGAGGCCAAGACCTATCGCACCGTCGGCCACCACGAGGGCGACCACTTGACCGGCACCTACCGCACGCAGCGCGAGGTCGACGAATGGACCGAGCGGTGCCCGGTTAAGACCTTCCGCCGCCGCATCGTGGAAGACTACGCGATCGTCACGGGCCGCACGCTCGACCAGATCGACGAAAAGATCGACCGCGAGGTCGAGGTCGCGATCGAATTCGCGCGCCGTTCGGCCGAACCGGATCCCGCGACCGTCTTTCTTCACACCTTCGCGGATCCGATCAATCCGGCTGTGGCAAGCGTTTCGCGTGCACCCGGCGAGACGGTCGAAACTGGTTGGCTCGACGCCGTGCGCGACGGCATTGCCGAAGAGATGCGTTGCAACCGCAACATCGTCTATTTCGGCGAAGGCACGGGCGAGCGCGGCGGAACTTTCGCGCACACCAAGAATCTGTGGCAGGAGTTCGGTGCCGGCCGCATGGTCGACACGCCGATCTCCGAACTCGGTTTCACCGGGGCGGCGTTGGGGGCTTCGGCCACCGGCGTGCGCACTATCGCCGATTTGATGTTCGCGGATTTTCTGTTCGAAGCGGCAGGCCAGATCGCACTTCAAGCGGCCAAACTGCGCTACATGTCGAACGGCATGGTCCACGCGCCGATGGTGGTGCGCGTTGGCTCCGGCGCCGTGCGCTCTGCAGGCCCGCACCATAGCGGTACTTACCATCCATCCTGGGCGCATATCCCGGGCTTGATCGTGTGCCTGCCTTCCACACCCGCCGATGCCAAAGGGTTGATGAAAACCGCACTCAATGCCGGCGATCCCGTGCTGATGCTCGAAACCAAGGCGCTGTTCGCGAGCAAGGGCCCGGTGCCGAAAGGCGAACACTACGTGCCGTTCGGCTTGGCGCGCATTGCGCGCGAAGGCAGCGACATCACGCTTGCGAGTGCAGGCCAGCTCGTGCATCGCGCGCTCGAAGCCGCCGAGATTCTGGCGGCAGAAGGCATTTCGGTCGAAATCGTCGATCTGCGCACGATCCAGCCGCTCGACGTCGACACTGTCGCCGCGAGCGTGCGCAAGACGCATCGGCTGCTGGTCGTGGACGAAGCCTACGCAATGTTCGGCGTCGGCGCCGAGCTTGCGCAGTCGATCAACGAACTCGCTTTCGATTCGCTCGACGGCCCGGTCGCACGGTTGCATACCGAGCCGGTGCCACACCCGTTTGCGCCCGCTCTCGAACGCGCGATGCTGGTCGGTACCGAGGCGATCGTCGCCGCGATCCGCCGCACGATCGCCGGGCACGCCGATCCCATTCGTCGCCATGGCCGCATTGCCGTCGGCATTGCGGCACCCGTCGAACGTCCGATCGCAACCACAAAGCCGCCAGCAGTCGCCGCAGCACCCGAAGCCAAGATCGACGGCACGCCGGTCAAAATGCCGTTCGGCGATCTTACGGTCAGCGAGGGGCGCTTGGTGCGTTGGCTGGTCCAGCCGGGCGAACCCGTTGCAGCCAATGCCGTGATCGCGGAAGTCGAGACCGACAAGGCCGTGGTCGAAATCGAAGCGCCTGCCGCCGGCACGATGGGGCCGCATCTCGCGCGCGCAGGCGACGTCGTCAAAATGGGCCAAACCATCTCGGCAATCGGATAG
- a CDS encoding C-terminal binding protein, whose protein sequence is MLVVLSQFTHPDDRLEQRLARGRCELYVQPVGAAAKAPIPAAIRSRADAVIHYPAGTGIGGRPADWPKVRAVLRSGVGFDCIDIAAWGKRGVAVYNVPDYGTSEVADHAIALMLALTRGTASYHDLLRIDPVANWHHAKAPVVRRLRGATFGVVGLGRIGLAAALRARSFGMDIAFYDPFASAGIEISVGARRTKTLGDLMATSDVVSVHAPASPETVGLIGKAALARAKKGLVLVNTARGAIVDLDALYDALRSGRIAAAGLDVLPVEPADPASRLIRAWTAREAWLDGRLTLSPHAAFYSPASLVDMRSFSLETVLSHLETGSSANCVNAPYLKTPKIQKTAAKAGTRRGETP, encoded by the coding sequence ATGCTCGTCGTCCTCAGCCAATTCACGCATCCCGACGACCGGCTCGAACAGCGGCTGGCGCGCGGGCGCTGCGAACTCTACGTGCAGCCGGTTGGTGCGGCCGCAAAAGCGCCGATTCCGGCGGCAATTCGCAGCCGTGCGGATGCCGTGATCCACTACCCGGCCGGAACCGGGATCGGAGGGCGCCCGGCCGATTGGCCAAAAGTGCGCGCCGTGCTGCGCTCGGGTGTGGGATTCGATTGCATCGACATTGCTGCTTGGGGCAAGCGCGGCGTGGCGGTCTACAACGTGCCCGACTACGGCACCTCCGAAGTGGCCGACCACGCGATCGCGTTGATGCTGGCATTGACGCGCGGTACGGCGAGTTATCACGACTTGCTGCGCATCGACCCCGTCGCCAACTGGCACCACGCCAAAGCACCCGTCGTGCGGCGGTTGCGCGGCGCTACGTTCGGCGTCGTCGGGCTCGGTCGCATCGGGCTCGCGGCTGCCTTGCGCGCGCGCAGCTTCGGGATGGACATCGCGTTCTACGATCCGTTTGCGTCTGCCGGTATCGAGATCTCGGTGGGTGCACGCCGCACCAAGACGCTCGGCGATTTGATGGCCACAAGCGACGTCGTCAGCGTGCATGCACCTGCCTCACCCGAGACGGTCGGATTGATCGGCAAAGCCGCGCTCGCGCGCGCCAAGAAAGGCCTCGTCCTCGTCAATACAGCGCGCGGCGCTATCGTCGATCTCGATGCGCTTTACGATGCATTGCGCAGCGGCCGCATTGCCGCTGCCGGGCTCGACGTTTTGCCGGTCGAACCTGCCGACCCGGCGAGCCGATTGATCCGTGCATGGACCGCGCGCGAAGCCTGGCTCGACGGCCGTCTCACCCTCAGTCCGCATGCTGCCTTCTACAGTCCTGCCTCGCTCGTCGATATGCGCTCGTTTTCGCTCGAGACGGTTCTTTCCCATCTCGAGACTGGTTCGAGTGCAAACTGCGTCAACGCCCCTTACCTCAAGACGCCGAAGATCCAAAAAACGGCTGCCAAAGCCGGAACCCGCAGAGGAGAAACGCCATGA
- a CDS encoding TRAP transporter substrate-binding protein, producing MKTTTLALAALFAVGLAHGADAQQKTTLRFAIGAPDSQGGEILGMKALKEYVEFKSKGQLEIRLFFNTLGGSLQVTEQVKNGTLEMALTDDSVLGSFHKPMQVFQIPYLFPSSPVAWEFMQGPFMREMTEDMRKSTGIRTLTLSENGFRNLTNNVREIKNPDDLRGLKMRTMQSQVYVNFMRAFGASATPISFPELIPALKQNVVDGQENAASTVWDGKLYEVQKFMSVNEHIFGMHLVVINDRVFNSLSEDNKQILIDGARMHTEVANSRKAMDNLQGIEKIRQAGVRVYVNSPSEKEAFRKTSQPAVIEFIASQTNKELIDRLLVAVEETKKRVYNF from the coding sequence ATGAAAACGACAACGCTTGCGCTCGCAGCACTCTTTGCCGTCGGCCTCGCCCACGGTGCCGACGCCCAGCAGAAAACGACGCTACGCTTTGCCATTGGCGCCCCCGACAGCCAGGGCGGCGAAATCCTCGGCATGAAAGCGCTGAAAGAATACGTCGAGTTCAAGAGCAAGGGGCAACTTGAAATTCGCCTGTTTTTCAACACGCTCGGCGGCAGCCTGCAGGTGACCGAGCAGGTCAAGAACGGCACTCTTGAAATGGCGCTGACCGACGATTCGGTCCTCGGCTCGTTCCACAAGCCGATGCAGGTCTTCCAGATTCCCTATCTCTTCCCGTCGTCGCCTGTCGCTTGGGAGTTCATGCAAGGTCCGTTCATGCGCGAAATGACGGAAGACATGCGCAAGTCGACCGGCATTCGTACCCTGACGCTTTCCGAAAACGGCTTTCGCAACCTCACCAACAACGTGCGCGAAATCAAGAACCCCGACGACCTCAGGGGCCTCAAGATGCGCACGATGCAAAGCCAGGTCTACGTCAACTTCATGCGCGCTTTCGGCGCTTCGGCAACGCCGATTTCGTTCCCGGAACTTATCCCTGCACTGAAGCAGAATGTCGTCGACGGCCAGGAAAACGCCGCCTCGACCGTGTGGGACGGCAAGCTCTACGAAGTCCAGAAATTCATGAGCGTCAACGAACATATCTTCGGCATGCATCTGGTCGTCATCAACGACCGAGTCTTCAACAGCCTTTCCGAAGACAACAAGCAGATCCTGATCGACGGCGCGCGCATGCATACGGAAGTGGCCAACTCGCGCAAGGCAATGGACAACCTCCAGGGTATCGAAAAGATCCGCCAGGCGGGCGTGCGCGTCTATGTCAACTCGCCGTCGGAGAAGGAAGCCTTCCGCAAGACGAGCCAACCTGCAGTCATCGAGTTTATCGCGTCCCAGACCAACAAGGAGCTGATCGACCGCCTTCTCGTCGCGGTCGAGGAGACCAAGAAGCGCGTCTATAATTTCTGA
- a CDS encoding TRAP transporter small permease, giving the protein MGKANRMDMLRNAVGKLAALCDHVTGWLLLALVVVNGASVFMRYVMNDSISWSEESIRYLAIWITFLGSTAASWHDEHLDMNLFAEFGGAIFQSAHRFFLHVLNTVFAVVLAWQGWIYCTLNGTQTAPTSGVPMIYVYGAIALGGILLTIVHVTKAADCLLSRRRA; this is encoded by the coding sequence ATGGGAAAGGCGAACCGCATGGACATGCTGCGCAACGCAGTGGGAAAGCTGGCGGCACTCTGCGACCACGTCACGGGTTGGCTGTTGCTGGCGCTCGTTGTCGTCAACGGCGCAAGCGTGTTCATGCGCTACGTCATGAACGATTCGATTTCCTGGAGCGAAGAATCGATCCGGTATCTTGCGATTTGGATCACGTTTCTCGGTTCCACCGCAGCAAGCTGGCACGACGAGCATCTCGACATGAATCTGTTCGCCGAATTCGGCGGCGCTATTTTCCAATCGGCGCATCGCTTTTTTCTGCATGTGCTTAACACGGTCTTTGCCGTGGTTCTGGCTTGGCAGGGCTGGATCTATTGCACGCTCAACGGCACGCAGACCGCACCCACCAGCGGCGTGCCGATGATCTACGTGTACGGCGCCATTGCACTCGGCGGCATTCTTCTGACGATCGTTCACGTAACTAAAGCTGCCGACTGCCTGCTGTCGAGGCGCCGCGCATGA
- a CDS encoding TRAP transporter large permease, producing MTPILVTLTVLLFAGMPVAFAFGLASVVALLLDSSSLLNIASRMFAGLDSFVLLAAPFYILAGEIMNRGGISARLIDLSRALVGRVRGGTAYAAIFAAVLFSGISGTAVADIAALGQIFINSMPREGYSKAFAAAVVTAASVIGPIIPPSVIMVLYAAVADISVLNLFLAGIVPGLLLGVACGLVVFVRGLKGGLPISNVEIKRSDLPRLARDGSLVMSLPAFIVVGTLSGAFTPTEAGGIAVIYAMFLGVFVFRSLDFASTMEAMRNAARLTATLFLLIATVEIVNYVLIMAGIGEWTAGLAKAFAGQPQLFLIACVVSFLLIGLALDAGPALLLLAPFLLPVSREMGIDDIHFSIVMIVSCTLGLISPPVGICLFVACKIGNITLRQLWHELRWFFYAQIGLILVLVFFPILSTGLPRWLRG from the coding sequence ATGACGCCTATTCTGGTGACGTTGACCGTTCTTCTGTTCGCTGGCATGCCGGTCGCGTTCGCGTTCGGTCTTGCGTCGGTCGTGGCTCTTCTCCTCGACAGTTCCTCGCTTCTCAACATCGCGTCGAGAATGTTCGCGGGCCTCGACAGTTTCGTGCTGCTGGCGGCACCCTTCTACATCCTCGCCGGCGAGATCATGAATCGCGGTGGCATTTCGGCGCGTCTCATCGATCTCTCGCGCGCTCTGGTCGGACGCGTGCGCGGCGGTACTGCCTACGCCGCGATCTTCGCGGCCGTGTTGTTTTCGGGCATTTCCGGTACCGCCGTCGCCGACATCGCGGCCCTTGGTCAAATATTCATCAACTCGATGCCGCGCGAGGGTTACAGCAAAGCTTTCGCCGCCGCTGTCGTGACAGCCGCCTCGGTGATCGGGCCGATCATTCCGCCGTCGGTGATTATGGTGTTGTACGCGGCCGTCGCCGACATCTCGGTGCTCAATCTATTCTTGGCCGGCATCGTGCCGGGGCTGCTGTTGGGCGTTGCGTGCGGTCTCGTGGTTTTCGTGCGCGGCCTAAAGGGTGGCCTGCCGATATCGAATGTCGAGATCAAGCGTTCGGACTTGCCGCGCCTCGCGCGTGACGGCTCGCTTGTGATGAGCCTGCCCGCCTTCATCGTGGTCGGCACGCTGTCCGGCGCGTTCACGCCGACCGAGGCGGGCGGCATCGCCGTCATCTACGCGATGTTCCTCGGGGTGTTCGTGTTCCGCAGCCTCGATTTCGCCTCGACGATGGAGGCAATGCGCAATGCGGCCCGGCTGACGGCCACGCTGTTTTTGCTGATCGCAACCGTCGAGATCGTCAACTATGTGTTGATCATGGCCGGGATCGGCGAATGGACGGCGGGACTTGCCAAAGCCTTTGCAGGTCAGCCGCAGCTTTTCCTGATCGCCTGCGTCGTATCGTTTCTATTGATCGGTCTCGCCCTCGACGCAGGCCCGGCGCTGCTGCTGCTCGCACCTTTTCTGCTGCCCGTGTCGCGCGAGATGGGCATCGACGACATTCATTTCTCGATTGTCATGATCGTCAGCTGCACCCTCGGCCTCATTTCGCCGCCGGTCGGCATCTGCCTGTTCGTGGCCTGCAAGATCGGCAACATCACGCTGCGTCAGCTGTGGCATGAGCTGCGCTGGTTCTTCTACGCCCAAATCGGCCTCATCCTGGTGCTCGTATTTTTTCCGATCCTATCGACGGGGCTGCCGCGATGGCTGCGGGGTTGA
- a CDS encoding mandelate racemase/muconate lactonizing enzyme family protein — protein MAAGLNLETPATRRACRIVRITSYVVGMRWRNCVFAHVETDDGICGVGEGSLEYQPQAVAAAIDQLAHRYAIGASAFSIERLSTDIQRNEFMHGPILNSAIAAIETAMWDIVGKALDRPIYDLLGGRMYERLPAYANAWYGQASSPAEMEKAAAAVAAKGYRGLKFDPFGDSGRDPSAAEIRKALDLVAAVRQGVGPDVDMLIDAHGRFSVGAAIDVCRKLEPFGLYWMEEPVDPENHGALAAVGRAIPQRLATGERCTSRYLLQSLLASNEIDVLQPDLIHVGGILEGKKIAAIADAAYIPVSFHNPFGPVATAAAIQLDACTSNIVMQESFCEYDVLMRFDLLDHAPRPVDGHYDIPERPGLGVGEFRPEVALAHPFDRDAFLPLFRSGWATRF, from the coding sequence ATGGCTGCGGGGTTGAATCTCGAGACGCCCGCCACGCGGCGCGCCTGCCGCATTGTGCGTATCACCAGCTATGTCGTGGGCATGCGGTGGCGCAATTGCGTCTTCGCCCATGTCGAGACCGACGACGGGATCTGCGGGGTCGGGGAGGGGTCGCTCGAATACCAGCCGCAGGCCGTTGCGGCAGCCATCGATCAGCTTGCGCACCGCTACGCGATTGGCGCTTCGGCGTTTTCCATTGAGCGGTTGTCCACCGACATTCAGCGTAATGAATTCATGCATGGTCCCATCCTCAACAGTGCCATTGCCGCTATCGAGACGGCGATGTGGGACATTGTCGGAAAAGCACTCGACCGGCCAATCTACGATTTGCTCGGCGGGCGCATGTACGAACGTCTCCCGGCATACGCCAACGCTTGGTACGGCCAGGCAAGCTCTCCGGCCGAGATGGAGAAAGCCGCCGCTGCCGTCGCGGCGAAGGGATATCGCGGCCTTAAATTCGATCCGTTCGGCGACAGCGGGCGCGATCCTTCCGCCGCTGAGATCCGCAAGGCGCTCGATCTCGTGGCTGCCGTGCGCCAGGGCGTCGGACCCGACGTCGATATGCTGATCGATGCCCACGGGCGTTTCAGCGTGGGCGCCGCGATCGACGTATGCCGCAAGCTCGAACCGTTCGGGCTCTATTGGATGGAAGAGCCGGTCGACCCGGAAAATCACGGCGCGCTGGCCGCCGTCGGGCGTGCCATCCCGCAGCGTCTGGCAACCGGCGAGCGCTGCACCAGCCGCTATCTGCTGCAGTCGCTGCTCGCCAGCAACGAGATCGACGTGCTGCAGCCCGACCTCATTCATGTCGGCGGCATTCTCGAAGGCAAAAAGATCGCCGCGATTGCGGATGCGGCCTATATCCCGGTTTCGTTTCACAATCCGTTCGGACCCGTCGCGACTGCGGCCGCAATCCAACTCGATGCGTGTACGTCGAACATTGTGATGCAGGAGAGTTTCTGCGAATACGACGTGCTGATGCGTTTCGATCTGCTCGACCACGCACCCCGACCGGTGGACGGGCATTACGACATCCCTGAGCGGCCGGGCCTCGGCGTCGGCGAGTTCCGGCCGGAGGTGGCGCTCGCTCATCCGTTCGACCGCGACGCGTTCCTGCCGCTGTTCCGCAGCGGCTGGGCGACCCGGTTCTGA